The following coding sequences are from one Devosia yakushimensis window:
- a CDS encoding peptidylprolyl isomerase: protein MMAFGHWGRAASAAMVGLVMTVAMAAPSLAATVVTVNGTPITDVQVDQRLRLFSMEGNKTGRKGATDQLIEEALQMDEAKRLGITVSNAQIDEGLQQVSRNIKISQDKLIQLLQQNGVGVETLRDRLRAAIAWNAVTEQAIMPQVQISDLELDQKAAGQVAAWQNYDYILKEVIFVAPGGQGAGGRTAQANRYRSSFAGCDNAVQLSLSYTDAAVIDVGRRHATQLPEAIAKELAGLNVGGITKPRVVDTGVSMLAICQKTQAEDLTFIKGNLEAEAGMGALQQQTANYLADLRSRAKIIYN, encoded by the coding sequence ATGATGGCATTCGGACACTGGGGACGCGCGGCGAGCGCAGCGATGGTTGGCCTGGTCATGACCGTGGCTATGGCCGCGCCAAGCCTGGCGGCGACCGTTGTGACCGTCAATGGCACGCCGATTACCGACGTGCAGGTGGATCAGCGCCTGCGCCTTTTCAGCATGGAAGGCAACAAGACCGGCCGCAAGGGCGCGACCGATCAGCTCATTGAGGAAGCATTGCAGATGGACGAGGCCAAGCGGCTCGGCATCACCGTCTCCAATGCGCAGATCGATGAGGGCCTGCAGCAGGTATCGCGCAACATCAAGATCAGCCAGGACAAGCTGATCCAGCTGTTGCAGCAGAACGGCGTTGGCGTCGAGACGCTGCGCGACCGGCTGCGCGCCGCCATTGCCTGGAACGCTGTGACCGAGCAGGCCATCATGCCGCAGGTGCAGATTTCCGATCTGGAACTCGACCAGAAAGCAGCCGGCCAGGTCGCGGCCTGGCAGAATTATGACTACATCCTCAAGGAAGTCATCTTCGTGGCGCCTGGCGGCCAGGGTGCAGGCGGCCGTACGGCCCAGGCCAATCGCTACCGTTCGAGCTTTGCCGGTTGCGACAATGCAGTGCAATTGTCGCTGAGCTATACCGATGCCGCGGTGATCGATGTCGGCCGCCGCCATGCCACACAGCTTCCCGAGGCCATTGCCAAGGAACTGGCCGGGCTCAATGTCGGCGGCATCACCAAGCCGCGCGTGGTCGATACCGGCGTCTCGATGCTGGCGATCTGCCAGAAGACCCAGGCCGAAGATCTGACCTTCATCAAGGGCAATCTGGAGGCCGAGGCCGGCATGGGCGCCTTGCAGCAGCAGACGGCCAACTACCTGGCCGACCTGCGCAGCCGCGCCAAGATCATCTATAACTAA
- a CDS encoding MFS transporter produces the protein MSSGLPTTIKRGTPAFRRANIAFFLSAFAIFASLYSVQPLLPIFAEEFGLDAGASSLALSATTATLAIALLLASWVSDRLGRRTLMVWAIVLTAGLGLLLPLAPNWTTLLAIRTLIGLTLSGLPAVAMVYLAEEMDPDALGFSMGLYIGGTAIGGMAGRLVSGILADWLGWRPALAILGAAIAVAALVVIVLLPRPHNSARNRLSAGDLVRLIVLQFRDKGLPWLFLSAFLLMGSFVTLYNYAGFRLALPPFSLSHTAISAIFVVYLLGSFSSAWAGGLAQRLGRRKVFWAMVLTMGIGVFLTIVPSTPVIIAGLAIATMGYFAAHGIASAWVARRALVGRAQASAIYLFAYYLGSSVLGTLGGYAWVAWGWTGVMLVSGGAIVAAMLVAIRLMALPPLPIAEKPAAPPAGV, from the coding sequence ATGAGTAGCGGGTTACCGACCACCATCAAACGCGGCACCCCGGCCTTTCGGCGGGCCAACATCGCCTTCTTCCTCTCCGCCTTCGCCATCTTTGCTTCGCTTTATTCGGTTCAGCCCCTGCTTCCGATCTTTGCCGAGGAGTTCGGACTGGATGCGGGCGCCAGTTCACTCGCGCTCTCGGCAACCACCGCCACGCTCGCCATCGCCCTTTTGCTGGCCAGTTGGGTTTCCGACCGTCTCGGCCGTCGCACGCTCATGGTCTGGGCCATCGTGCTGACGGCGGGCCTGGGCCTGCTGCTGCCGCTGGCGCCCAATTGGACCACGCTCCTCGCCATCCGCACCCTGATCGGCCTGACGCTGTCGGGGCTTCCCGCCGTCGCCATGGTCTATCTGGCCGAGGAGATGGACCCCGATGCCCTGGGCTTTTCCATGGGCCTTTATATTGGCGGAACCGCCATTGGCGGCATGGCGGGCCGGCTGGTTTCGGGCATCCTTGCCGATTGGCTGGGCTGGCGGCCCGCGCTCGCCATTCTGGGCGCGGCTATCGCGGTGGCGGCATTGGTCGTCATCGTGCTGCTGCCACGACCGCACAACTCGGCCCGCAACAGGCTGTCGGCAGGCGATCTGGTCAGGCTCATAGTCCTGCAGTTCCGCGACAAGGGCCTGCCCTGGCTCTTCCTTTCAGCCTTTCTGCTGATGGGCTCATTCGTCACGCTCTACAATTATGCCGGGTTCCGGCTGGCTCTGCCGCCATTCTCCCTCAGCCACACGGCCATCTCGGCCATTTTCGTGGTCTATCTGCTGGGTAGCTTCAGCTCGGCCTGGGCTGGCGGGCTGGCCCAGCGCCTCGGCCGCCGCAAGGTCTTCTGGGCCATGGTGCTCACCATGGGCATTGGCGTCTTCCTCACCATCGTGCCATCGACGCCGGTCATCATTGCCGGGCTGGCCATCGCCACCATGGGCTATTTCGCCGCCCATGGCATTGCCAGCGCCTGGGTTGCTCGGCGGGCCCTGGTTGGCCGCGCACAAGCCTCGGCCATCTATCTCTTTGCTTATTACCTGGGTTCGTCCGTGCTGGGCACCTTGGGTGGCTATGCCTGGGTCGCCTGGGGCTGGACCGGCGTCATGCTGGTCAGTGGCGGCGCAATCGTCGCTGCCATGCTCGTCGCCATCCGCCTCATGGCCCTGCCGCCTTTGCCCATAGCCGAGAAACCCGCGGCACCACCCGCCGGCGTCTGA
- a CDS encoding YicC/YloC family endoribonuclease, whose protein sequence is MSRSLASMTGYARAAGAVPGASFTCEIKSVNGRGLDMRMRLAPGFDALEGDIRQLIGKTLSRGSITFTLTVERDGAGGDLLVNPQALATVLAALSDLSGRVDADRPRLDGILGLKGVLEQRDRPMDPAAEEALATAILEGVAQVLVDLVLARRQEGSHIAAVLLERLDEIETLVARAETHPARSREAILARLRQQLADITADIAVPDDRLAQEALLLATKADIREELDRLAAHIVSARQLIAGGEPAGRRLDFLAQEFNREANTLCAKANAVELTGIGLDLKAAIDQLREQVQNIE, encoded by the coding sequence GTGAGCCGATCGCTCGCCAGCATGACGGGCTATGCCCGCGCCGCCGGCGCGGTGCCTGGCGCGTCCTTCACCTGCGAGATCAAGTCCGTCAATGGGCGCGGCCTCGACATGCGGATGCGCCTCGCCCCTGGTTTCGATGCGCTTGAAGGCGATATCCGCCAGCTTATCGGCAAGACGCTGTCGCGCGGTTCGATCACCTTCACCCTGACCGTCGAGCGCGATGGGGCAGGGGGCGACCTGCTGGTCAATCCGCAGGCGCTCGCCACCGTTCTGGCGGCGCTATCCGACCTGTCGGGCAGGGTCGATGCCGACCGCCCCCGGCTCGATGGCATTCTGGGTCTCAAGGGCGTGCTCGAACAGCGCGACCGGCCCATGGATCCCGCAGCCGAAGAGGCCCTTGCCACGGCCATCCTCGAAGGCGTGGCGCAGGTTCTCGTCGATCTGGTGCTGGCCCGCCGGCAGGAGGGCTCTCATATCGCCGCCGTGCTGCTCGAACGCCTGGACGAGATCGAGACGCTTGTCGCCCGCGCCGAGACCCATCCGGCACGCAGCCGCGAGGCCATTCTGGCGCGTCTGCGCCAGCAGCTGGCCGATATCACGGCCGACATCGCCGTGCCGGACGACCGGCTTGCCCAGGAGGCGCTGCTGCTGGCGACCAAGGCCGATATCCGCGAGGAACTCGACCGCCTGGCCGCTCACATTGTCAGTGCCCGGCAGCTTATTGCTGGCGGCGAACCAGCAGGGCGCCGCCTTGATTTCCTGGCCCAGGAATTCAATCGCGAGGCCAATACGCTATGCGCCAAAGCCAATGCCGTGGAGCTCACCGGCATCGGTCTTGACCTCAAGGCGGCGATCGATCAACTACGCGAGCAAGTGCAGAACATCGAATAG
- the pdxA gene encoding 4-hydroxythreonine-4-phosphate dehydrogenase PdxA, which yields MSKPLAISMGEPAGIGPDLILSLYARRAELDLPPFCVFGHVEFLKARAQRLGLSLDIAAATPAEAAIVFPSALPVVPVEGLVADHPGKASPLAAHAVIQSIAGAVEAVLSGGCRGLVTAPISKASLYHAGFKHPGHTEFLAELCARGGVAKLPVMMLAHGKLRAVPVTIHVPIKDVPGLLTKELIVDTGRIVAHDFKQRFGIANPRIAIAGLNPHAGEGGAIGREDLEIVAPAVAELQFEGIEAIGPLPADTLFYPAHWAQYDAVLAMYHDQALIPIKTVAFEDAVNLTLGLPIVRTSPDHGTAFDLAGTGRGSDKSMLAAIRMADAMTAQAS from the coding sequence ATGAGCAAGCCGCTGGCCATCAGCATGGGTGAGCCAGCGGGCATTGGCCCCGATCTCATCCTCTCGCTCTATGCACGCCGCGCCGAGCTGGACCTGCCGCCGTTCTGCGTTTTCGGACATGTCGAATTCCTGAAGGCAAGGGCCCAGCGGCTCGGCCTCAGCCTCGATATCGCGGCGGCCACGCCAGCAGAGGCCGCGATCGTGTTTCCATCCGCGCTACCGGTCGTGCCGGTTGAAGGGCTCGTGGCGGACCATCCCGGCAAGGCCAGTCCGCTGGCTGCGCACGCCGTCATCCAGTCGATCGCCGGGGCGGTGGAAGCCGTACTATCGGGCGGCTGCCGGGGGCTGGTGACAGCACCGATCAGCAAGGCGAGCCTTTATCACGCCGGTTTCAAGCATCCGGGCCATACGGAGTTTCTTGCCGAACTCTGCGCTCGCGGCGGGGTGGCCAAGCTGCCCGTGATGATGCTGGCGCATGGCAAGCTCAGGGCCGTGCCGGTGACCATCCACGTGCCTATCAAGGATGTGCCCGGCTTGCTGACCAAGGAATTGATCGTGGATACCGGCCGGATCGTTGCGCATGATTTCAAGCAGCGCTTCGGCATCGCCAATCCCCGGATCGCCATAGCGGGTCTCAATCCCCATGCTGGCGAAGGCGGGGCGATCGGCCGGGAAGACCTCGAAATCGTGGCGCCGGCCGTGGCCGAACTGCAGTTCGAGGGGATCGAGGCTATCGGCCCCCTTCCCGCGGATACGCTGTTTTACCCCGCGCATTGGGCGCAATATGATGCCGTTCTCGCCATGTATCACGATCAGGCGCTGATCCCGATCAAGACCGTTGCCTTTGAGGATGCGGTCAACCTGACGCTTGGCCTGCCAATCGTGCGGACGTCGCCCGATCACGGCACGGCATTCGACCTGGCGGGAACCGGGCGAGGGTCGGACAAGAGCATGCTGGCCGCGATCAGGATGGCCGACGCGATGACGGCGCAGGCATCATGA
- the gmk gene encoding guanylate kinase — translation MEFQRRGVMLVIASPSGAGKSSISRALFGADPNIRLSVSVTTRARRTDEVDGKHYHFIDVPTFKRMQADGELLESAEVHGNFYGTPRAHVEEQLAAGNDILFDIDYQGTLQLYRNSRKDMVTVFILPPSIKELRARLERRAQDSVGTIEKRLQNARDEMDHFHEYDYVIVNEDLEASTQRVRSILVSARLERNRQLNLSSFVKDLQSQIDSL, via the coding sequence ATGGAATTTCAGCGCCGCGGCGTCATGTTGGTCATCGCCTCGCCTTCGGGGGCCGGGAAATCGTCGATTTCGCGCGCGCTGTTCGGGGCCGATCCCAATATCCGGCTATCCGTATCGGTAACGACCCGCGCTCGCCGCACCGATGAGGTCGATGGCAAGCACTATCACTTCATCGACGTGCCTACCTTCAAGCGCATGCAGGCCGATGGCGAATTGCTGGAATCGGCCGAGGTCCACGGCAATTTCTACGGCACGCCGCGGGCCCATGTCGAAGAGCAACTGGCCGCAGGCAACGATATCCTCTTTGACATCGACTATCAGGGTACGCTCCAGCTCTATCGCAATAGCCGCAAGGACATGGTGACAGTGTTCATCCTGCCGCCCTCCATCAAGGAGCTGCGCGCCCGGCTTGAGCGCCGCGCCCAGGACAGCGTGGGCACCATCGAAAAGCGACTCCAGAACGCCCGCGACGAGATGGATCACTTCCATGAATATGACTATGTGATCGTCAACGAAGACCTGGAAGCCTCGACCCAGCGCGTCCGCTCCATTCTTGTTTCGGCTCGCCTGGAGCGCAACCGCCAGCTCAATTTATCCAGCTTCGTCAAGGATTTGCAGAGCCAGATCGATTCTCTTTGA
- the rsmA gene encoding 16S rRNA (adenine(1518)-N(6)/adenine(1519)-N(6))-dimethyltransferase RsmA codes for MSQIDDLPPLREVIAEHGLRAKKELGQNFLLDLNLTARIARVGGSLEGVRVIEVGPGPGGLTRALLAEGAKEVIAIERDARALPALAQIAEAYPGRLTVISGDAMEMDYRVLADGPTRIIANLPYNIATPLLTGWLTSDPWPPYFESLTLMFQREVAERICAGAGDDAYGRLGVLAGWRTDARIAFNVGRQAFVPPPNVTSAVVHLVPKPISGDVAVKDLEQVTRAAFGQRRKMVRQSLKATGVPVEALLAAGGLKGDERAEELPVDTFLAMARALPGLKR; via the coding sequence ATGAGCCAGATCGACGACCTGCCGCCGCTGCGCGAAGTCATCGCCGAGCATGGCCTGCGCGCCAAGAAGGAACTCGGACAGAACTTCCTGCTCGATCTCAACCTCACTGCGCGCATTGCGCGGGTCGGCGGCTCGCTCGAAGGGGTGCGCGTCATCGAGGTGGGCCCGGGCCCCGGTGGATTGACGCGAGCCCTGCTGGCGGAAGGCGCCAAGGAAGTCATCGCCATTGAACGCGATGCACGCGCCCTGCCCGCGCTGGCGCAGATCGCCGAGGCCTATCCGGGCCGGCTGACCGTGATCAGTGGCGACGCGATGGAGATGGACTATCGCGTGCTGGCCGATGGACCGACGCGGATCATTGCCAACCTGCCCTATAATATCGCAACGCCACTGCTGACCGGTTGGCTGACGAGCGATCCGTGGCCACCCTATTTCGAGAGCCTGACGCTGATGTTCCAGCGCGAGGTGGCCGAGCGCATTTGCGCCGGAGCCGGTGACGATGCCTATGGCCGGTTGGGTGTGCTGGCAGGCTGGCGGACCGATGCGCGGATTGCCTTCAATGTGGGACGCCAGGCCTTTGTACCACCGCCCAATGTCACTTCGGCCGTGGTGCATCTGGTACCCAAACCCATTAGCGGCGACGTGGCGGTGAAGGATCTGGAGCAGGTGACGCGGGCCGCTTTCGGGCAGCGCCGCAAGATGGTGCGGCAGAGCCTTAAGGCGACTGGCGTTCCGGTGGAAGCGCTGCTGGCGGCGGGGGGTCTCAAAGGCGACGAGCGAGCCGAGGAATTGCCGGTCGACACCTTTCTCGCCATGGCCCGCGCCCTGCCTGGGCTCAAGCGCTGA